The following coding sequences are from one Nicotiana tomentosiformis chromosome 3, ASM39032v3, whole genome shotgun sequence window:
- the LOC104090786 gene encoding AT-hook motif nuclear-localized protein 3-like, protein MPISASIPLTGDFSPWKNNGSRPVDSLKKKNKFEVETPGERMEYFVGANLTAHVIIVNVGEDVSMKIISFAQQESRAICVLAANGAISNVTLHQTNSSGGTLTYEGRFDILSLRGSFMPSDDGVTTSRSGGLSVSLSDPDGQVIGGGLAGLLVAASLVQVIVGSFPAGHQLEQNREKQWIEHAAAFAAIPAPPISEERANGAYSGLSPHVAASISFPGNNSMSGMPGEESNQQSPSS, encoded by the exons ATGCCAATATCAGCTTCAATTCCTCTTACTGGAGATTTTTCACCTTGGAAAAACAATGGAAGTCGCCCCGTTGATTCTCTTAAGAAGAAGAACAAGTTTGAGGTCGAAACTCCAG GTGAGAGGATGGAATACTTTGTCGGGGCAAATCTTACCGCGCATGTGATCATTGTTAATGTTGGCGAG GATGTCAGCATGAAGATAATTTCATTTGCTCAACAAGAATCTAGAGCTATTTGTGTGCTGGCTGCAAATGGTGCAATTTCAAATGTTACACTTCATCAGACTAATTCTTCTGGTGGAACTTTGACCTACGAG GGTCGTTTTGATATTCTCTCTCTGAGGGGATCATTTATGCCAAGTGATGATGGAGTAACAACAAGCAGATCTGGTGGACTGAGTGTCTCTCTTTCAGACCCTGATGGTCAGGTTATAGGAGGAGGACTTGCAGGCTTGTTGGTAGCCGCTAGCCTCGTTCAG GTTATTGTTGGTAGCTTTCCAGCCGGTCACCAGCTGGAGCAGAATCGAGAGAAGCAGTGGATCGAGCATGCAGCTGCTTTTGCTGCTATTCCTGCCCCTCCCATTTCTGAAGAACGCGCTAATGGAGCTTACTCTGGGCTAAGTCCCCATGTTGCTGCTTCTATTTCCTTTCCTGGGAACAACTCAATGTCAGGGATGCCTGGAGAGGAATCTAACCAGCAGAGCCCATCGTCCTGA
- the LOC104090787 gene encoding peptidyl-prolyl cis-trans isomerase FKBP53 isoform X2, whose translation MAFWGVELKPGKPFTHNFERERGRLHVSQATLGTGSTNKKSIVQCIVGDKKPIYLCSLLPEKLETCPLNLEFEEEEEVTFSVVGSHNVHLSGFFYGESEDCCGNEYGSDLYEDAAAETDSESDDSIEFEYDTENEDEDDSTDDDFSMYPPSPIPISGVRIEEIVEDEKPKDENAKSKRPKKKKNQSNGTDDTENSERQIVAKSNTGSPLLESEDEDGFPISAPNETKAKLVRSKLKSDGTKDQDTHEEVLNEKARDNVDERKGVKKRGRGDTSKVNDSQRGDNVVLENNAKQNKKNKKKKVMDEEELTRENGSNNNSEHAEANDEPVPVGKTEDRQRSTDEKDTEKKKKKKKNKKNQQDGKADTEVEQDKKNESQEVEGNEETKPSQLRTYGNGLVIEELAMGKPDGKRAFPGSKVGVRYIGKLKKNGKIFDSNIGQRTPFEFRLGIGQVIKGWDVGVNGMRIGDKRRLTIPPAMGYGSKGAGGAIPPNSWLVFDVELLSVK comes from the exons ATGGCGTTTTGGG GAGTTGAATTGAAGCCTGGTAAACCATTCACTCATAACTTTGAAAGAGAGCGTGGAAGACTTCATGTATCTCAG GCAACATTAGGCACTGGCTCAACAAACAAAAAAAGCATCGTTCAATGTATAGTAGGTGATAAGAAGCCGATTTACTTGTGTTCCTTACTGCCAGAAAAACTGGAGACATGCCCATTGAATCTCGAGtttgaggaggaggaagaagttACCTTTTCAGTTGTTGGTTCTCACAATGTTCATCTCTCTGGTTTCTTTTATGGAGAGAGTGAGGATTGCTGTGGAAATGAATATGGATC TGATCTTTATGAGGATGCTGCTGCTGAGACTGATAGCGAGTCTGATGATTCAATCGAATTTGAGTATGACACAGAAAATGAAGATGAGGATGACTCAACTGATGATGATTTTAGCATGTATCCACCTTCACCTATTCCCATCAGTGGAG tgagaattgaagagataGTGGAGGATGAAAAGCCTAAAGATGAAAATGCTAAATCCAAAAgaccaaagaagaagaaaaatcagTCAAATGGGACTGATGACACAGAGAACTCTGAGCGCCAAATAGTTGCCAAGAGTAATACTGGCAGTCCTTTGCTGGAGAGTGAAGATGAGGATGGCTTCCCGATATCTGCTCCCAATGAAACCAAAGCTAAATTAGTGAGATCAAAATTAAAATCAGATGGAACTAAAGATCAGGATACCCACGAGGAAGTATTGAATGAGAAGGCAAGAGATAATGTTGATGAGAGGAAAGGCGTAAAAAAAAGAGGTCGTGGTGATACTAGCAAAGTCAATGATAGTCAAAG AGGAGACAATGTGGTGCTGGAAAACAACGCTAagcaaaataaaaagaataagaagaaaaagGTAATGGATGAGGAGGAGTTGACTCGTGAAaatggatcaaacaacaattcaGAGCATGCAGAGGCTAATGATGAGCCAGTTCCAGTAGGTAAAACCGAAGATCGTCAGAGGTCAACTGATGAAAA GGAtactgagaaaaagaagaaaaagaaaaagaacaagaaaaatcAACAGGATGGAAAAGCAGATACAGAGGTTGAACAAGATAAAAAGAATGAATCACAGGAGGTGGAGGGAAATGAAGAGACTAAGCCTTCTCAATTGAGGACCTATGGAAATGGATTGGTCATAGAGGAGTTGGCAATGGGCAAGCCGGATGGGAAAAGAGCTTTCCCAGGAAGTAAG GTTGGTGTACGCTATATCGGCAAGCTGAAGAAGAATGGCAAAATATTCGATTCCAACATTGGGCAAAGAACACCTTTTGAATTCCGTTTAG GTATTGGTCAAGTTATCAAGGGTTGGGACGTCGGTGTAAATG GCATGCGCATTGGGGACAAAAGAAGACTTACAATTCCACCAGCCATGGG GTATGGATCTAAAGGTGCTGGTGGCGCCATACCACCCAATTCATGGTTGGTATTTGATGTTGAGCTACTAAGTGTAAAATGA
- the LOC104090787 gene encoding peptidyl-prolyl cis-trans isomerase FKBP53 isoform X1: MAFWGVELKPGKPFTHNFERERGRLHVSQATLGTGSTNKKSIVQCIVGDKKPIYLCSLLPEKLETCPLNLEFEEEEEVTFSVVGSHNVHLSGFFYGESEDCCGNEYGSDLYEDAAAETDSESDDSIEFEYDTENEDEDDSTDDDFSMYPPSPIPISGVRIEEIVEDEKPKDENAKSKRPKKKKNQSNGTDDTENSERQIVAKSNTGSPLLESEDEDGFPISAPNETKAKLVRSKLKSDGTKDQDTHEEVLNEKARDNVDERKGVKKRGRGDTSKVNDSQSRGDNVVLENNAKQNKKNKKKKVMDEEELTRENGSNNNSEHAEANDEPVPVGKTEDRQRSTDEKDTEKKKKKKKNKKNQQDGKADTEVEQDKKNESQEVEGNEETKPSQLRTYGNGLVIEELAMGKPDGKRAFPGSKVGVRYIGKLKKNGKIFDSNIGQRTPFEFRLGIGQVIKGWDVGVNGMRIGDKRRLTIPPAMGYGSKGAGGAIPPNSWLVFDVELLSVK; this comes from the exons ATGGCGTTTTGGG GAGTTGAATTGAAGCCTGGTAAACCATTCACTCATAACTTTGAAAGAGAGCGTGGAAGACTTCATGTATCTCAG GCAACATTAGGCACTGGCTCAACAAACAAAAAAAGCATCGTTCAATGTATAGTAGGTGATAAGAAGCCGATTTACTTGTGTTCCTTACTGCCAGAAAAACTGGAGACATGCCCATTGAATCTCGAGtttgaggaggaggaagaagttACCTTTTCAGTTGTTGGTTCTCACAATGTTCATCTCTCTGGTTTCTTTTATGGAGAGAGTGAGGATTGCTGTGGAAATGAATATGGATC TGATCTTTATGAGGATGCTGCTGCTGAGACTGATAGCGAGTCTGATGATTCAATCGAATTTGAGTATGACACAGAAAATGAAGATGAGGATGACTCAACTGATGATGATTTTAGCATGTATCCACCTTCACCTATTCCCATCAGTGGAG tgagaattgaagagataGTGGAGGATGAAAAGCCTAAAGATGAAAATGCTAAATCCAAAAgaccaaagaagaagaaaaatcagTCAAATGGGACTGATGACACAGAGAACTCTGAGCGCCAAATAGTTGCCAAGAGTAATACTGGCAGTCCTTTGCTGGAGAGTGAAGATGAGGATGGCTTCCCGATATCTGCTCCCAATGAAACCAAAGCTAAATTAGTGAGATCAAAATTAAAATCAGATGGAACTAAAGATCAGGATACCCACGAGGAAGTATTGAATGAGAAGGCAAGAGATAATGTTGATGAGAGGAAAGGCGTAAAAAAAAGAGGTCGTGGTGATACTAGCAAAGTCAATGATAGTCAAAG CAGAGGAGACAATGTGGTGCTGGAAAACAACGCTAagcaaaataaaaagaataagaagaaaaagGTAATGGATGAGGAGGAGTTGACTCGTGAAaatggatcaaacaacaattcaGAGCATGCAGAGGCTAATGATGAGCCAGTTCCAGTAGGTAAAACCGAAGATCGTCAGAGGTCAACTGATGAAAA GGAtactgagaaaaagaagaaaaagaaaaagaacaagaaaaatcAACAGGATGGAAAAGCAGATACAGAGGTTGAACAAGATAAAAAGAATGAATCACAGGAGGTGGAGGGAAATGAAGAGACTAAGCCTTCTCAATTGAGGACCTATGGAAATGGATTGGTCATAGAGGAGTTGGCAATGGGCAAGCCGGATGGGAAAAGAGCTTTCCCAGGAAGTAAG GTTGGTGTACGCTATATCGGCAAGCTGAAGAAGAATGGCAAAATATTCGATTCCAACATTGGGCAAAGAACACCTTTTGAATTCCGTTTAG GTATTGGTCAAGTTATCAAGGGTTGGGACGTCGGTGTAAATG GCATGCGCATTGGGGACAAAAGAAGACTTACAATTCCACCAGCCATGGG GTATGGATCTAAAGGTGCTGGTGGCGCCATACCACCCAATTCATGGTTGGTATTTGATGTTGAGCTACTAAGTGTAAAATGA
- the LOC104090785 gene encoding 65-kDa microtubule-associated protein 3, whose product MPATQSDTIQQMETTCGSLLYELQIIWDEVGESDTERDKLLYELERECLEVYRRKVDQANKSRAQLRQAIADSEAELAAICSAVGERPVHIRQSDQNLGGLKAELRTILPELDEMRKRKSDRKNQFIEVIEQIQKMRDEIFMPTGCTTSVVVDESDLSLRKLEELHAELQALQKEKSERLKQVLDHLSALNSLCLVLGMDFKHTVNEVHPSLGESEGTKNISNDTIQHLAAAIGRLREVKLQRMQRLQDLASSMLELWNLMDTPIEEQQTFQNVTCKIAASEHEITEPNILSVEFINYVEGEVSRLEELKASKMKELVLKKRSELEEFCRRTHLVADSDNAMDVAIEAIESGVVDAASILEQIELQIAQVKEEAFSRKEILEKMEKWIAACEEECWLEEYNRDDNRYNAGRGAHLTLKRAEKARALVNKLPAMVDALASKTKAWENERGVEFTYDGIRLLAMLEEYNILRQEKEQERKRERDQKKLQGQLMAEHEAIYGSKPSPMKNQSAKKGRRMSCSGATNRRLSVGGTMLQTPKPELLHSTKATPNTHQAKKSDLFHQKDQFNHSTNDGLTALSGGRKTLDLAGLPSKKQSINGCEIEKTMTRKPFSPISSTDSCKSNATNILEDMNRKHNDMATKTTLPGSHIPFSTPVKTLYTTEEENRTPIAMPPIPVPSTPSTVSAPMQTAITPAHNVAVPYNYSKPVEEIPEEIEYSFEERRAGFVLPRTQLKTASLLV is encoded by the exons ATGCCAGCTACTCAAAGTGATACAATTCAGCAAATGGAAACTACATGTGGATCACTGTTATATGAACTGCAG ataatatgggatgaagttGGGGAATCTGACACTGAAAGAGACAAATTGCTGTATGAGCTCGAACGAGAATGTCTAGAAGTATATAGAAGAAAAGTGGACCAAGCAAACAAGAGTAGGGCTCAATTAAGGCAGGCAATTGCTGATTCCGAAGCAGAGCTTGCAGCTATCTGTTCTGCAGTGGGCGAGCGACCGGTGCATATTAGGCAG TCTGATCAGAACTTAGGTGGTCTGAAGGCAGAACTTAGAACCATTCTTCCAGAATTGGACGAGATGCGCAAGAGGAAATCTGATAGAAAGAATCAATTCATTGAAGTTATAGAGCAGATACAGAAGATGAGGGATGAAATTTTTATGCCCACTGGTTGTACTACTAGTGTGGTAGTAGATGAAAGTGATTTATCATTAAGAAAGCTAGAAGAATTACATGCAGAGCTACAGGCACTTCAAAAAGAGAAG AGTGAACGCTTAAAACAGGTTTTGGACCACCTAAGTGCTTTGAACTCACTATGCCTGGTTCTTGGTATGGATTTCAAGCATACTGTCAACGAGGTTCATCCAAGTCTAGGGGAATCTGAAGGAACAAAGAATATAAGTAATGATACCATCCAACATTTAGCTGCTGCAATAGGAAGACTACGAGAGGTTAAGTTGCAAAGGATGCAAAGG CTGCAAGATCTTGCATCTTCCATGTTGGAACTATGGAATTTGATGGACACACCAATTGAAGAGCAACAGACGTTTCAAAATGTTACTTGTAAGATAGCTGCCTCAGAACATGAGATAACAGAGCCAAATATACTGTCGGTGGAATTCATTAATTAT GTTGAGGGAGAAGTGTCCCGCTTGGAAGAGTTGAAAGCAAGCAAAATGAAAGAGCTTGTTTTAAAGAAGAGGTCCGAGCTAGAAGAGTTCTGCAGAAGAACTCACTTGGTTGCTGATTCAGATAATGCGATGGATGTAGCTATTGAAGCTATTGAATCTG GAGTTGTTGATGCTGCTTCTATCCTTGAGCAAATtgagctccaaatagctcaagtTAAAGAGGAAGCTTTCAGTAGAAAAGAAATATTAGAGAAAATGGAGAAATGGATAGCTGCATGCGAGGAGGAGTGTTGGCTTGAAGAGTATAACAGG GATGACAATCGCTACAATGCTGGACGAGGTGCCCACCTTACTCTAAAGCGTGCTGAGAAAGCTCGTGCTTTAGTCAATAAGCTTCCAG CAATGGTCGATGCTTTGGCATCAAAAACAAAAGCATGGGAAAATGAGAGGGGTGTAGAATTCACATATGACGGA ATCCGTCTTCTCGCTATGCTTGAAGAGTATAACATCTTACGGCAAGAAAAGGAGCAAGAACGTAAAAGAGAACGT GACCAGAAGAAACTTCAAGGACAGTTAATGGCAGAACATGAGGCTATCTATGGCTCAAAGCCCAGTCCTATGAAGAACCAAAGTGCAAAAAAGGGTCGTAGAATGTCCTGCAGTGGTGCAACCAATAGAAGGCTTTCTGTTGGAGGAACAATGCTCCAAACTCCGAAGCCTGAACTGCTTCATTCGACCAAAGCGACTCCAAACACACATCAAGCAAAGAAATCTGATCTCTTTCATCAAAAAGATCAATTTAATCATTCCACCAATGATGGATTGACAGCTTTATCAGGAG GGAGGAAAACTTTGGATCTTGCTGGACTTCCTTCAAAAAAACAGTCCATAAATGGTTGTGAAATAGAAAAAACTATGACACGGAAACCTTTCTCACCCATTTCTTCCACTGATTCATGCAAGTCCAATGCAACTAACATTTTGGAAGATATGAATAGAAAGCATAATGACATGGCAACTAAGACGACGCTTCCTGGTAGCCATATCCCATTTTCTACTCCAGTTAAGACACTTTATACCACAGAAGAAGAGAACAGAACTCCTATAGCAATGCCACCAATTCCTGTGCCTTCTACTCCATCAACTGTGTCTGCACCTATGCAGACGGCTATAACACCGGCTCATAATGTTGCTGTTCCTTACAATTATTCCAAGCCTGTTGAGGAGATTCCTGAAGAGATTGAGTATTCATTTGAGGAGAGGAGGGCTGGATTTGTTCTTCCAAGAACACAGCTGAAGACTGCATCACTACTGGTTTGA